In Brevibacillus marinus, the genomic window CGCAGCTTATACGGTAAACCATTCAGTCGATTGTCTCATCCGGGCTCCCCTCCTTGGCAAGTTTTTGGCAGCAGTGCAGCGACAGCCGGCTCTGCCGCCAGCAGGGCTGTCACTGGCGGATTGCAACGCACACCTCACCTGCACCGCCCTGCTCATCGTAAGAATATTCTTGATGGGTAGAATTTTTTCCTGAGAATTTAAAATTTTACATGAATAGGTCTTTTTTACTTATGTTTGTTTCCGTGGAGTCCTTCGCCCCGGAAAACCGTTCCTTCGCTGTTGCAGCAGCAACATCCGCCCGACGGTAAAATGTGCTGCTGTAGCCGGAGCGCCAAGCCGGTATAATGGAAGCAAACGCCACAGCCGGCAGCTTCTTCGTGCTGCCGTTGTCCCCGCTGCATCCGCGTTTAAGGAGGTGCTGCATGGCCAAACTGCTGATTGCCGACCGCGACCCCAATGAACGGACGGGGATTGCCTGGCTCGTCTCCTCCTATACCCTCAACTATGAAACCGTACTCACAGCGGGAACGCCGGCCGACTTCGTCCGGCTGATGGAAGCGGAACGTCCCGAGGTGATCTGTCTCGAACTGGACATGATTCCGCGAGACGGCTGGGACAATGTAAGAGAGCTCATCCTGCATTACCGGCCGCAGGTGATTGTGATGACCGCCGAAGCTACATTTGAACGGGCGCTGCAGGGCATTCAGCTGCACGCGCTGGACCTGTGGGTGAAACCGCAGTCGCCGGATACGATCAGGCGTGTGTTGACCCGTTTGGCTAAGGAAACGGCGGGCGCTGTCCGCGAGGCGGAGGAGGACAGCGATCCGCTTGTGCCCGCCGTTTCCTACCATTCCTTGTTTTTGCCGCAGGAGTCTCCTGCAGGCTGCGATCGTTTGCTGCTGATCCAACCGGAAAATACCGGCCGACTTTCGATGCTGCTGCATTACCTGCAGGATTACCCGTTTCGCACGCCGCCCGTGCTGCTGCCGCTCAGCGATGCGATTGTCTGCGTTTTTACCTCCGCTGAACCGCCGTCGGCGCAAAAGCTCCATCACACGGCCCGCCGCCTGCTGCGCGAGTGGGAAGAAACGCATGTTGAACCCTTGTCGGTGATCATCTACGAAGCGGAAGATCCGCTGCTTCCTCTCCACCAGCAGTACCGGCATGCCAAACAAGCGCTGGAAATCCGCTTTTTCACGGGATACCGGCAGATTTCCCTGGTGAAAGGAAAAGTGGACTGGCTGATGATCGACCCCTTCCTGACGCCGGCCGAGCAGCGAACCTGGATCGAGATGCTGAACGACGGTGACTGGGAGAAAATCAAGCGCTGGATGTACCGGGAGTTTCTGAACAAGACAGCGCCGTATCCCGAACCGGGGCTGCTCAGAACGAGGCTGACCAGCATTCTCGCGCAGGTCCGCCGCTTTCTGAAGGCCAACTGCCTCGACGAAGGGGAGATCGAAGTGCGCTATCACCAGATTTTTGAGACGATCTTGTACAACCCGATTCTTTACCGGATCGTCCAAGAGTTTCTGCTGTTTCTCTACGAAGTGTTTGAGACCCATCGCCGCCGCGAAACCGCGCGAACCGATGTGATCGAACAGGCGGTCCGCTACATGGAAGAGCGATTTGCGCAGTCCTCGCTGCGGCTGGAAGAAGTGGCCCGTCACGTCGACCGCAGCCCTGCTTATCTCAGCCACCTGATCAGCAAACGGACAGGCCGTTCCTTCCGCCAGCTGCTCACCTCCCTCCGCTTAAAGGAAGCGCAGCGTCTGCTGCGGGAAACCAACCTGTCCATCCAGGAAGTGGCAGGTAAATGCGGGTTTGACAACGCCCATTACTTCAGCAGGATTTTTAAGGAAAAAACGGGGACATCCCCCCGCCAGTTTCGGAATCGCAAGAAATGAAAGAAATCTAAAAAAAGTGCTTATCTTTGCGGTAAGCACTTTTTTGCTTGGCCGGCAACGCGAAGAAAATGAAATCGAATCGTAAACCGTCGTCCTGTTTTTCCCCTACTTTCTTTCTCTATACTGGAAGCGTATACATTTCGCAAAAGAGCAGGTGAGATCATGTCCAACACCCATCAGCCGAACAAGCGCGTCATCCCTTTGCTCACCGGCACCCAGCTGCAGACCAAAGGCTGGATTCAGGAAGCGGCATTGCGCATGCTGCACAACAACCTGCATCCCGATGTGGCCGAACGCCCGGAAGATCTGGTCGTCTACGGCGGAATCGGCAAAGCGGCCCGCAATTGGGAATGCTTCGACGCGATCGTGAAAACACTGAAAAATCTGGAATCGGACGAAACGCTGCTGATTCAGTCCGGCAAACCGGTTGCCGTCTTTCGGACGCACCCCGATGCGCCGCGCGTGCTGATCGCCAACTCCAACCTGGTGCCGGCATGGGCCACCTGGGAGCACTTCCATGAGCTGGACAAGAAGGGCTTGATGATGTACGGACAGATGACCGCGGGCAGCTGGATTTACATCGGCAGCCAGGGCATCGTGCAGGGAACGTACGAGACGTTTGCCGAATGCGCGCGGCAGCACTTCAACGGCAGCCTGGCCGGAACGATTACGGTAACCGCCGGTCTCGGCGGGATGGGCGGCGCCCAGCCGCTGGCCGTCTCGCTCAACGGCGGCGTGAGCATCAACATTGAAGTTGACCTCAGCCGCATCCAGCGGCGGCTCGCCACGCGCTACCTGGATCTGCAGGCAGCCGATCTGGACGAAGCGATTCAGCTGGCGCTGACCGCAAAACGGGAGAAAAAAGGGCTCTCCATCGGCCTGCTCGGCAATGCGCCGGAAATCCTTGAGGAGATGCTGCGGCGCGGCTTCATTCCCGATGTGCTGACCGATCAGACGTCGGCGCACGACCCGCTCAACGGGTACATTCCGCTCGGCATGAGCCTGGCGGAAGCGGCCGAGCTGCGGCAGCGCGACCCCAAGACGTACGAAGCAAGAGCGCGCGCCAGCATTGCCGCGCACGTGCGGGCGATGCTGGAGATGCAGCGGCGGGGGGCTGTCACCTTCGACTACGGCAACAACATCCGCCAGGTAGCGAAAGACGAGGGGGTGACGAACGCATTTGATTTTCCCGGCTTCGTCCCCGCCTATATTCGCCCGCTGTTCTGTGAGGGCAAAGGGCCGTTTCGCTGGGCGGCGCTGTCCGGCGATCCGGAGGACATCTACAAAACCGACGAGGTGATCCTGCGCGAATTCAGCTACAATCGCCATTTATGCAACTGGATCGAGATGGCGCGAGAGCGGATCCAGTTTCAGGGACTTCCCGCGCGGATCTGCTGGCTGGGATACGGCGAACGGGCCCGCTTCGGCAAAATCATCAACGAGATGGTGGCCAAGGGAGAACTGAAGGCGCCGATCGTGATTGGCCGCGACCACCTCGACTCCGGTTCCGTCGCCTCGCCCAACCGTGAAACGGAAGCGATGAAAGACGGCAGCGACGCGGTGGCCGATTGGCCGATCCTCAACGCGCTGATCAACGCGGTCGGCGGAGCCAGTTGGGTATCGGTGCATCATGGCGGCGGCGTCGGGATGGGCTATTCGCTGCATGCCGGAATGGTCATCGTCGCAGACGGGAGCAAGGAAGCGGAAAAACGGCTGGAACGCGTCTTGACCACGGATCCGGGGATGGGGATCGTCCGCCACGCCGATGCCGGATACGAACAGGCGATCAAAGCAGCGAAAGAAAATGGCATCCACATCCCGATGCTCAACGGATAAGCCGCAACCCACCGCCGCTGAAACGGCGACAGAAGATGGAAGCATAGGCGGAAGCTTGACACGGAAACAGAAAGGAGGCATGTGATGCAAAAGCAAACAAAACCGCTCTGGATCCGGCATGCCAGCCAGCTGGTGACGCTGGCCGGCAGTTCCCATCAACCGCGGACCGGGAAGCAAATGGAACAATTGGCGATCATCGAGGACGGCAGTGTCTGGCTGGAAGACGGACGGATCCGCCACGTCGGCACCGACCGGGAAGTGGCGGAAGCCTGCCGCGGACGGCTGCAGGAAGCGGAGATCATCGACGCCAGCGGCAAACTGGTCACGCCTGGCCTGGTTGACCCCCACACCCATCTCGTGTTCGCCGGCAGTCGCGAAAACGAGTTTGCGCTGCGGCTGAAAGGCGCGACGTACATGGAGATCATGCGGCAGGGCGGCGGCATTCACGCCACCACCTCCGCCACCCGCCGGGCGGACCGCGAAACGCTCTACGCGGAGAGCAAACGGCGGCTGGATCAGTTCCTGCTGCACGGCGTAACGATGGTGGAAGCAAAAAGCGGCTACGGGCTGTCGCTGGAAAGCGAGTTGAAGCAGCTGGAAGTGGCCGCCCGGCTGCACCAGACGCATCCGGTCGACCTCGTCAGCACTTTCATGGGAGCGCACGCTGCCCCGCCGGAATACAAAGACGATCCCGACCGCTTCGTCGATTACGTGATCGACGTGATGATTCCGGAAGTGGCGCGGCGCAAACTGGCGGAGTTTAACGACGTCTTTTGCGAGCGGGGGGTTTTCACGCCGGAGCAGTCGCGGCGGATTCTCGAGGCGGGACTGCGGCACGGCTTGCTGCCGAAGATCCATGCCGATGAGATTGAGCCGTACGGAGGCGCCGAGCTGGCCGCAGAGATCGGCGCCGTCTCCGCCGACCACCTGCTGCGCGCCTCCGACGAAGGCATCGCGATGCTGGCGGAAGCGGGCGTGATCGCCGTACTGCTGCCGGGAACCGCCTTTTTCCTGATGGCCGAAGCGGCCAACGGGCGGAAGCTGATCGACGCCGGCGTCCCGGTCGCCTTGTCTACCGACTGCAACCCCGGTTCTTCCCCTACCGTTTCGCTGCCCTTGATCATGAATCTGGGCTGTCTGAAAATGGGCATGACACCGGCGGAAGTCCTGGTGGCCGCCACGATCAACGCTGCCCACGCCATTCGGCGCGGCCATGAGATCGGCAGCATTGAAGTGAACAAAAGGGCGGACCTGGTCATCTTCGACGTTCCCAACTACATGCAGCTGCAGTACCACTACGGCGTCAACCATGCGGACACTGTGATCAAAAGCGGTGTGAAAGTGGTGGAAGGAGGACGGCTGCTCTGACCCGGAAGCGCCAACCCGCAGCGCGAGCCGCCTCCCGCTGCCGCTTTTCCCATACATGTTAGACCAAGAAGGAGGTTCTGCTGCATGAAAGTACAAGCCGGCACACAAGTTGAGACGGGCAGGACGGCACCGGCCCCCGCCCATGTCGCGAAGTTCATCGTGTACAGTTTGCTCGGTATTTTTATGTTCTTCATTCCCATCTCCATCAACGGTACTTCCTCGATCCCGCTTGACCACCTGGTCACCTGGATCAGATCGCTTGTACCGTCCGTGGTACCGCTGTACGCACTGATCGTCATTTTGCTCGGCGCACTCTATCCCTTTGCGACAAAAAGCTGGAACAAAGACAAGGTGACCGTCGTGTTTTCCTTCCTCAAGCTGCTGGGCGTGATCGTCGCCGCCATGATTTACTTCCGGATCGGTCCTGCCTGGATGCTCGCGGAGAATATGGGGCCGTTCCTGTTTGAAAAGCTGGTCATCCCGGTCGGCTTGCTCGTACCGATCGGTTCCGTCTTCCTGGCCATGCTCGTCGGCTACGGTCTGCTGGAGTTTGCCGGCGTGCTGATGCAGCCGGTGATGCGCCCGATCTGGAAGACACCGGGCCGCTCGGCGATTGACGCCGTTGCCTCCTTTGTCGGCAGCTATTCGATCGGACTGTTGATCACCAACCGCATCTTCAAGGAGGGGAAGTACACGGTCAAGGAAGCAGCGATTATTGCCACCGGTTTTTCCACCGTGTCGGCGACGTTTATGGTCGTCGTCGCGAAAACGCTGGGCCTGATGGAGATCTGGAACCTCTTCTTCTGGACGTCGCTGGTCGTCACGTTCCTGGTCACGGCCATTACCGTACGTCTCTGGCCGCTCAGCAAGATGAGTGACAGCTACTACGCGGGGACAGGTGAACCGGAACAAGTGGTTCGCCGGCAATTCCTGTCCACAGCCTGGCGGCAGGCGATGGAGGCAGCGGCGCATTCGGCAAGCCTGGCCCGCAACGTGTGGGAGAACCTGCGTGACGGATTTCTGATGACGATGGGGATCCTGCCGTCGATCATGTCCATTGGCCTGCTTGGACTGGTACTGGCCGAGTATACTCCGCTGTTCGACTGGATCGGCTACCTGTTTTATCCGTTCACTCTGCTGTTGCAGATACCGGAACCGCTGTTGGCAGCGAAAGCAGCGGCGATCGAAATCGCCGAGATGTTCCTGCCGGCTCTGCTGGCCGCCGATGCCCCCCTGGTCACCAAGTTCATCATCGGCATCGTTTCCATCTCGGCCATCCTGTTCTTCTCGGCCACCATTCCCTGCATCTTGTCGACCGACATTCCGATCAGTATTCCCCAACTGCTGGTCATCTGGCTGGAGCGGACCATCCTTACCCTGATCCTGACCACACCTGTCGCCTTCCTGCTGTTGTAAGTAATCATTGCGGCGCAAACAGGCAAGTGCCCCGAGGCGGTGTCCAACCCGCCCCGGGGCCGTTTGCTTGTCAGCTGCTGATTCCCAGAATGCAAAATCAGCGGAAGCCTTTGGCGCTTGTCCATAGCGGTTCTAGCTTTCCGCCATATAATATAGCAATTCCGCAAGAAAGGAGGAATTGCCATGAACCAGATCCTGACCTTTTTCTTCGGGCTGGTTGGCGGATTTGCCCTGACGCAGGCGCCGCTTGCCGGAACCTTTCTGGCCAGTCTGGAACCGCTGGTCGATGTCATCGGGCTCGTCTCGATCGTCGTCTTTTCCGCCGTTTTGATCTACAAAGGCATCCGGGCTTTCTTCGGTATATCATAAAAAATGAGTCAGCTGCCGGCATTCACTTGTCCCTGTCGTTCTCGTCTAAACCGCATAAACATGGAGTAACCTGCTGTGATGGGGGGTGAATCCATGAGCAGCCGTCGCCGTCCAATCAAGATTGTCCTCAAACCTGGTCAAAAGGTGCTGGTAAAGGCCCGCAAAAAACGCCGCCACCATTGGTAATCCCCGCCGAAAGAGAAGAATAGGGACAAATTGGCAAGAGCCACCACAAGTTGCTGTTGGTGGCTCTACTTCTGCTGGCAGGACACGCTGCGGGGAAAGCAGGCTTTTCCCCGTCGTCACGGTCGCCCGCGCCAAGCACAACCAACCATCTCTACTACATGATTTCTAGAAAAATTGATGTGGATATCCTGCAACACTTGTCCATACCAGTTTCCTCGCGCATTCATAACATACAGTATCCTCTGCGAGAGGAGGTGATCCTTCTATGAGCAGCCGTCGCAATGCAGTTAAGATTGTCCTCAAACCCGGCCAAAAGGTACTGGTAAAAGCCCGTCGTCGCCGTCGCAACTCGTAATCCCCGTCAGTTAGCAGCAGATAGTCGCAGCAGATAGTCGAATCGGACAGAGCCACCAGGGTGCACCCCTCGTGGCTCTTTCTATGCTCATACGATGTCCTTTGCTCATAGGATGGCGGCATTTGCAGGAAGGACAGAGTCACCCGGCAACACACAACTCCCCCGTTCTGCCGGCGGGAGCTGGAAGAAGCAAGAAAAAGGAGAGCCGCCTACTATCGCAAGCCGTGTCCGGATTGGTACAGCACACCGCCGTGCGGATCGGGAATCGTCACCGGCAGCCTGCCGGCAGGCGGCTGTTCGCCGAACAAAACGTCGGCGGCAGCGGTGAAGCTGGCCGTGCGGAAACCGTATTGAGCCAAGCAGGCGTCCACTTGCGGGTAAGCCGTCAGGTCATACGGACTGCCGATCGCGATGGCGATCACCGGCTGATCGTAGCGGGAGATAATCTGGTTATACGTCTGTATCGTTTGGTTATCAGCGGCACGCCCACTTGCGAGCAATGTGTAGGAGCCAATGATCACCACATCCGCTTGATCCAACCGCTGCCATTGGGCCGCCGACAACCTGCCCTTTTCCAGTTTGAGCGGGACTGTGTTGGCGTGATGGCGTTTGATCGCTGCCGCCAGGTTTTCCAGATACGCGTCCCCCACCACGGCAATCTGCTGGCGCGCATCCAGCTTGAGCGGCAGGATCTGCTCGTTTTTCACCAGCGTGACAGAGGCGGCGGCAATCTCCGCTTCCACCGCTTTGTGTTCCGGCGCGCCAACTGTCTGCAGGGCCTTCCGGAGCCGCGCTTCCACGGGTGTGGGCGTCTCTTCCTTGATAATCCCGCGCTTTACTTTCAGCGTCAGGATTCGCTTCACCGCCGTATCGATTCGCTCTGGCGGGATCTCGCCGGTGGCAACCGCATCCCGCAAGCCGCGGCTCACCTTTTCCAAAGCGACAGGCATCAGGACGATGTCCACACCTGCTTTCACCGCACGCACCGCCGCATCAACCGGACCAAAATGATCGGTGATCGCCCGCATGTTCATCGCGTCAGAGACGACGACACCGGCAAACTGCAATTCCTCGCGCATCAACCCCGTCAGCACCTTCTCCGACAGCGTGGCCGGCAGG contains:
- a CDS encoding YjiH family protein, with translation MKVQAGTQVETGRTAPAPAHVAKFIVYSLLGIFMFFIPISINGTSSIPLDHLVTWIRSLVPSVVPLYALIVILLGALYPFATKSWNKDKVTVVFSFLKLLGVIVAAMIYFRIGPAWMLAENMGPFLFEKLVIPVGLLVPIGSVFLAMLVGYGLLEFAGVLMQPVMRPIWKTPGRSAIDAVASFVGSYSIGLLITNRIFKEGKYTVKEAAIIATGFSTVSATFMVVVAKTLGLMEIWNLFFWTSLVVTFLVTAITVRLWPLSKMSDSYYAGTGEPEQVVRRQFLSTAWRQAMEAAAHSASLARNVWENLRDGFLMTMGILPSIMSIGLLGLVLAEYTPLFDWIGYLFYPFTLLLQIPEPLLAAKAAAIEIAEMFLPALLAADAPLVTKFIIGIVSISAILFFSATIPCILSTDIPISIPQLLVIWLERTILTLILTTPVAFLLL
- the hutU gene encoding urocanate hydratase, producing the protein MSNTHQPNKRVIPLLTGTQLQTKGWIQEAALRMLHNNLHPDVAERPEDLVVYGGIGKAARNWECFDAIVKTLKNLESDETLLIQSGKPVAVFRTHPDAPRVLIANSNLVPAWATWEHFHELDKKGLMMYGQMTAGSWIYIGSQGIVQGTYETFAECARQHFNGSLAGTITVTAGLGGMGGAQPLAVSLNGGVSINIEVDLSRIQRRLATRYLDLQAADLDEAIQLALTAKREKKGLSIGLLGNAPEILEEMLRRGFIPDVLTDQTSAHDPLNGYIPLGMSLAEAAELRQRDPKTYEARARASIAAHVRAMLEMQRRGAVTFDYGNNIRQVAKDEGVTNAFDFPGFVPAYIRPLFCEGKGPFRWAALSGDPEDIYKTDEVILREFSYNRHLCNWIEMARERIQFQGLPARICWLGYGERARFGKIINEMVAKGELKAPIVIGRDHLDSGSVASPNRETEAMKDGSDAVADWPILNALINAVGGASWVSVHHGGGVGMGYSLHAGMVIVADGSKEAEKRLERVLTTDPGMGIVRHADAGYEQAIKAAKENGIHIPMLNG
- the hutI gene encoding imidazolonepropionase yields the protein MQKQTKPLWIRHASQLVTLAGSSHQPRTGKQMEQLAIIEDGSVWLEDGRIRHVGTDREVAEACRGRLQEAEIIDASGKLVTPGLVDPHTHLVFAGSRENEFALRLKGATYMEIMRQGGGIHATTSATRRADRETLYAESKRRLDQFLLHGVTMVEAKSGYGLSLESELKQLEVAARLHQTHPVDLVSTFMGAHAAPPEYKDDPDRFVDYVIDVMIPEVARRKLAEFNDVFCERGVFTPEQSRRILEAGLRHGLLPKIHADEIEPYGGAELAAEIGAVSADHLLRASDEGIAMLAEAGVIAVLLPGTAFFLMAEAANGRKLIDAGVPVALSTDCNPGSSPTVSLPLIMNLGCLKMGMTPAEVLVAATINAAHAIRRGHEIGSIEVNKRADLVIFDVPNYMQLQYHYGVNHADTVIKSGVKVVEGGRLL
- a CDS encoding helix-turn-helix domain-containing protein; its protein translation is MAKLLIADRDPNERTGIAWLVSSYTLNYETVLTAGTPADFVRLMEAERPEVICLELDMIPRDGWDNVRELILHYRPQVIVMTAEATFERALQGIQLHALDLWVKPQSPDTIRRVLTRLAKETAGAVREAEEDSDPLVPAVSYHSLFLPQESPAGCDRLLLIQPENTGRLSMLLHYLQDYPFRTPPVLLPLSDAIVCVFTSAEPPSAQKLHHTARRLLREWEETHVEPLSVIIYEAEDPLLPLHQQYRHAKQALEIRFFTGYRQISLVKGKVDWLMIDPFLTPAEQRTWIEMLNDGDWEKIKRWMYREFLNKTAPYPEPGLLRTRLTSILAQVRRFLKANCLDEGEIEVRYHQIFETILYNPILYRIVQEFLLFLYEVFETHRRRETARTDVIEQAVRYMEERFAQSSLRLEEVARHVDRSPAYLSHLISKRTGRSFRQLLTSLRLKEAQRLLRETNLSIQEVAGKCGFDNAHYFSRIFKEKTGTSPRQFRNRKK